One segment of Plasmodium vivax chromosome 14, whole genome shotgun sequence DNA contains the following:
- a CDS encoding RNA helicase, putative (encoded by transcript PVX_121975A) — MRQALPVLGYEQEIIEAILNYDVVFISGDTGCGKSTQIPQFVYEHGLCTDNYLIGVTEPRKIAVRSISNRLNEELNVEDVAGYQIRFEKSHFLKNSKIKVMTEGILLREIMNDFILSKYAVIILDEAHERSINMDLILGLLSIICKIRKNNYFAYKSNVIPIKVIIMSATINDTHFFENKIFTNYTSINIPTEKVPVVDHFLSYTPQNYVEEAKKKVIQIHKRLPPGSILVFLTSQEEIYRLYNLLNNLKMSEKNTQVGDEERTHTIELTSEEANKAQNENVNSFDLSEDEKNANDNKYSFFLRSADEDKEKRIIFEASDSDDEDAPLHSALSVSAPDPAEQNEPIDQTDQADHTEQRENDADEHEENCSLLNNPSSAEANLTDSNAETNGLGKTENGNDTPCCGSSQTEEGEVGEGGPPSEGHTKGDNHYGEDIQNGDELSEDSQSSSEHTQDNQPDDEQTEGQPNEHTVNGKAKKQKNKQESSIWKGSDGSGRLKVFKLFANLPMKEQLSLFNNPRDDERVCILSTNIAETSITLPNIRYVVDCGKEKRKIYSTLNDYSYYVIDNISKSSSIQRKGRAGRILHLLKKNKKNKKKIETEKGHVYKLYSSNYYNYFFKNDNDYPILNYPLDSLILYLLSFKIKNVEHFPFINKPEKCKFQEAQKRLIYLNCIYFGYQDVQFLFKNLNDKMASKKSIQNHINMFNSKRKSGITPSGSFVLSLPISTRYAKILTDVCLKSLAINHTSSIPLACLLVSCLYLESIFSYDYKLKAKYGKGGKKRKNAPNGNRASSGGQTKGSNQPNGSNQPNGNDTLSRRNYNLASLIFKKNDENENQSDVNSCSSGDVPSDELLSSEGSSPNSDANDNTLDDFKLRFDNDIDFYLNVCTSFYFSKDKNHFCSSMHLDKKKMEELLKLSNHLIKIINHKFNKNINFDLLEKNPSDLSKKIIHYAVIQGFIDHLAIRSDLIHNEYTRNSNLNFNTKRAYFSQNMNTPIYINSASLLYKNRPYPKYVLYNYIMKNAKSYVMFDCLSVNESDLGKITNVCIFINEYEKIPPAKYDMRKDKIVVCVKPLYLPYSHYLPMTTKELNENGLLFYNYLALFILDGSMFPKMSSFHVFYAHSANDIIACSSQPVKQFVDALREARISSRSTLINKWKSQKDFLKQEFVSLIGKKLNKYNEQLIDKMWPPLN, encoded by the exons GACAGGCGCTGCCCGTCTTGGGGTACGAACAAGAAATTATCGAAGCGATCCTAAATTACGACGTTGTGTTTATAAGTGGAGATACAGGGTGCGGAAAATCCACACAAATTCCCCAGTTTGTTTATGAGCACGGGTTATGCACAGATAACTACCTCATCGGTGTGACAGAACCGAGAAAAATAGCTGTAAGAAGCATTTCGAATAGGTTAAACGAAGAACTCAACGTTGAAGATGTAGCTGGGTATCAAATAAGATTCGAAAAatcgcattttttaaaaaacagtaaaataaaagttatgACGGAAGGTATACTACTAAGAGAAATTATGAACGACtttattttgtcaaaatATGCTGTTATCATCCTAGACGAAGCCCATGAGAGAAGCATAAACATGGATTTAATTTTAGGCCTCCTTTCCATCATCTgcaaaattagaaaaaacaattatttcGCATACAAATCGAATGTCATCCCAATTAAAGTCATCATTATGTCTGCAACTATTAATGATACccacttttttgaaaataaaatttttacaaattatacCTCCATCAACATTCCAACGGAAAAAGTACCCGTGGTGGATCACTTCCTCTCCTACACCCCTCAAAACTATGTtgaagaagccaaaaaaaaagttatacaAATTCATAAGAGGCTACCACCTGGTAGCATCCTAGTGTTCTTAACAAGTCAGGAAGAAATTTATCGTCTATATAATTTACTcaacaatttgaaaatgtccgaaaaaaatacgcaagTGGGAGATGAAGAAAGAACACACACGATTGAACTTACTAGTGAGGAAGCGAACAAAGCGCAGAACGAAAATGTAAATTCTTTTGACCTAAGTGAGGACGAAAAAAACGCGAATGATAATAAGTacagtttttttctccgaTCAGCGGATGAAGATAAGGAAAAGCGAATTATATTTGAGGCATCCGACAGTGACGACGAGGATGCTCCCTTGCACAGCGCCCTGTCGGTAAGCGCACCTGACCCGGCCGAGCAAAATGAGCCAATTGACCAAACTGACCAAGCTGATCACACTGAGCAGCGTGAAAATGATGCCGATGAGCATGAAGAAAATTGCAGCTTATTGAACAATCCCAGCAGTGCAGAAGCGAACCTAACGGATAGCAACGCAGAAACAAACGGCTTGGGAAAAACGGAGAACGGGAATGACACCCCCTGCTGTGGGAGCAGTCAGACTGAAGAAGGTGAGGTTGGCGAAGGAGGCCCCCCTTCGGAGGGGCACACCAAGGGGGATAACCATTATGGTGAAGATatccaaaatggggatgaaCTGTCGGAGGATAGTCAATCATCTAGTGAACACACGCAGGACAACCAACCGGATGATGAACAAACGGAAGGACAGCCCAACGAACACACAGTAAAcggaaaagcgaaaaaacaaaagaacaAACAAGAATCAAGCATTTGGAAGGGAAGTGACGGGTCAGGAAGACTAAAAGTTTTTAAACTCTTTGCAAATCTGCCGATGAAGGAACAATTAAGTTTATTTAACAACCCTAGGGATGATGAGCGAGTCTGCATTCTAAGCACAAACATAGCAGAGACGTCTATCACCCTGCCAAACATCCGCTACGTAGTGGACtgcggaaaggaaaagagaaaaatttacTCAACGTTGAACGATTATTCCTACTACGTTATTGATAACATAAGTAAAAGCTCTTCAATccaaagaaaaggaagagcaggTCGAATCttacatttattaaaaaaaaataaaaaaaataaaaagaaaatcgaaacggaaaagggaCATGTGtacaaattatattcatcaaattattacaactattttttcaaaaacgATAATGATTACCCAATTTTGAACTACCCCCTTGACTCCCTAATTTTATACCTGCTaagttttaaaataaaaaatgtagaacaTTTCCCCTTTATTAATAAGCCAGAAAAGTGTAAATTTCAGGAGGCCCAAAAAAGATTAATTTATCTTAACTGCATCTATTTTGGCTACCAAGATGTTcagttcctttttaaaaacctaaatgataaaatggcctcaaaaaaaagtatccAAAATCATATTAACATGTTTAACTCGAAGCGTAAAAGCGGAATTACCCCAAGTGGCAGTTTCGTCCTGTCCCTACCGATAAGCACAAGATATGCCAAAATTTTAACCGACGTGTGCCTAAAATCGTTAGCGATTAATCACACCAGTTCAATCCCGTTAGCCTGTCTCCTAGTCTCGTGTTTATATTTGGAGTCCATTTTTTCGTACGACTACAAGCTGAAGGCCAAGTAcggcaaagggggcaaaaaaaggaaaaacgccCCGAATGGAAACAGAGCGAGCAGTGGTGGCCAAACGAAGGGTAGCAACCAACCGAACGGTAGTAACCAACCGAATGGTAATGACACCCTCAGCAGACGTAACTACAATTTGGCAagcttaatttttaaaaagaacgaCGAAAATGAGAACCAAAGTGATGTGAATAGTTGCTCCTCTGGCGATGTACCCTCCGATGAATTGCTCTCATCGGAGGGAAGTTCCCCAAACAGCGATGCAAATGACAACACCCTTGATGACTTTAAATTAAGATTCGATAACGACATTGACTTTTACCTGAACGTGTGTAcctccttttatttttcaaaggACAAAAATCATTTCTGTTCTAGCATGCACTTggacaagaaaaaaatggaagaactGCTCAAATTGTCTAaccatttaataaaaataataaatcacaaatttaacaaaaatatcaATTTTGACCTTTTGGAAAAGAACCCATCAGACttatccaaaaaaataattcactACGCAGTCATCCAGGGATTTATAGACCACCTAGCCATTCGCTCCGACTTAATACATAACGAGTACACGAGAAACTCCAATTTAAACTTTAACACCAAGAGGGCCTACTTCTCCCAAAATATGAACACtccaatatatataaactcGGCGTCGCTGTTGTATAAAAATAG GCCGTACCCAAAATACGTCCTGTACAATTACATAATGAAGAACGCAAAGTCGTACGTCATGTTCGACTGCCTAAGTGTAAACGAATCAGatttaggaaaaataacCAACGTGTGTATTTTCATTAACGAATATGAAAAGATACCACCGGCTAAATATGACATGCGGAAGGACAAAATCGTCGTTTGCGTGAAGCCCTTGTATTTGCCCTATTCTCATTATCTACCCATGACGACAAAAGAGTTAAATGAAAACGGTTTGTTATTTTACAACTACCTTGCTTTGTTCATATTAGACGGGTCCATGTTTCCAAAAATGTCCTCATTTCATGTGTTTTACGCCCATTCGGCTAATGACATTATCGCGTGCAGCAGCCAGCCTGTTAAGCAGTTCGTAGATGCGCTGAGGGAGGCAAGAATAAGCAGTAG GTCGACCCTAATTAACAAGTGGAAAAGCCAAAAGGATTTTTTAAAGCAAGAATTCGTATCCCTGATTGGAAAGAAACTTAACAAGTATAATGAGCAGCTCATCGATAAAATGTGGCCGCCCCTAAACTGA
- a CDS encoding 40S ribosomal protein S7, putative (encoded by transcript PVX_121980A), giving the protein MVSVKTKVLKNNPSDLEKEIAQCLIDIELSSSSDIKNDAKEIKILSCDLIEVEKIKKKTILIYIPYKIYTTYVRKIQRKLINELEKKTKKYVVLVAKRTILKTKQKTKSFKIIPRSRTLTSVYDSILEDIVAPSEIVGKRISMKADGKRLFKIMLDSKERQRDNIEEKLISFAAVYKRITRRDTVFTLPPTNEK; this is encoded by the exons ATGGTTTCCGTTAAAACGAAAGTTCTTAAAAACAACCCCAGCGActtagaaaaagaaattgcacAATGTCTGATTGACATCGAGTTATCAAGCTCGTcggacataaaaaatgacgcgAAGGAAATTAAGATATTATCATGTGATTTGATagaagttgaaaaaattaaaaaaaaaacgattttaatttatatccCATACAAGATTTACACAACTTACGTAAGAAAAATACAGAGGAAACTTATCAACGAATTGGAGAAGAAAACCAAAAAGTATGTTGTGTTGGTAGCCAAGAGGACCATACTAAAGACGAAGCAGAAAACCAAGtcctttaaaataattcccaGATCGAGAACTTTGACCAGTGTGTATGACTCCATTTTGGAGGACATCGTGGCTCCCAGCGAAATAGTTGGAAAGAG AATAAGCATGAAGGCTGACGGAAAGAGACTATTCAAAATAATGCTCGACTCCAAGGAAAGGCAAAGAGACAACATCGAGGAGAAGCTCATTAGCTTCGCGGCTGTGTACAAAAGAATCACAAGAAGAGACACGGTGTTTACTCTGCCACCAACCAACGAAAAATGA
- a CDS encoding hypothetical protein, conserved (encoded by transcript PVX_121985A), with protein MNLYLREKRLAAKWYQVGANPVVYRKFRNVKHFSQAQIPKRVGFMKPAFKLNRKAQKYIVNVQWLKSGNTKELQKLCNDIKKDANSFNSYEIIDLAYYLSKHSNKNVYLTIEPLLFHFFRKYNTSINLNGVSIHRLLRVLTEYQDLVYREWIYSIAKIISKKHAHISMRDIQLILDDLALFYDFQIHCQITPFYNTIINRIHELEIKRLPFLIHVIGRIGCNNPNLLNILVATLKKYISKNDLYRSDFSGLLLRGLANLKVLPERTILHQLYKPVKENINYTNIKYLSWCADGFSRLNYFSPLPMLINQILQLKDKITQLELNDFSSILNCIQAYILIKQYSGCGEKGNVPHRGRSFSSDDTPKAQSDHPNDDGNLLQRTPQVIPSDGGCNKSMLREGNSDQRIIPIEDAHNGQRSIQFSARENEKHGLQTAYTKEDRTEGKQTIHPNRGKKYHSIQKIQTDGINRPYENYTVQKECTNNRVTQNVALEEDAAGCAPPASASVKNKTNDPSESDNCIRPISNEKFMLEMNSIFEVNANAISLEALYDIYLKLEKVILEKITESIYNSTPPYRVIMFELLTRLFRFYKKPIDLIVHMNTHRYDTSLLLKHTNSLPLIISNEKRRKISSSGLSFLVKEFNFSNDFFFKDYPNDQLGVQKSIPDGEHMQIEGEGRLPRAPPSAHKNSEKEGAKNEQPQGNETNTYHHNVEENPLLSEDTQMNVNTPLPKIFKTFLHSIYFRTPALGGRTIMLLLIALVRLNFGEREKFEYLTKTDSNILPFSKTNEIYRPLTKCVIREIIRKLESFNSEELIICAMCLNELDALNLNDELFSLLIERLFNLNKSNYMSRDQLLQLNSLFRFWHTRRRNLIAKNLRFTSVKQFKSFLA; from the coding sequence ATGAATCTCTACCTGCGCGAGAAGCGCCTTGCCGCGAAATGGTACCAGGTCGGAGCAAACCCCGTCGTCTACAGGAAGTTCCGCAATGTAAAACACTTCAGTCAAGCGCAAATCCCCAAAAGGGTGGGGTTCATGAAACCCGCATTCAAACTAAACAGAAAGGCGCAGAAGTACATAGTAAATGTGCAGTGGCTAAAAAGCGGAAACACCAAAGAGTTACAAAAGCTATGTAATGACATCAAAAAGGATGCAAACTCGTTTAATAGCTACGAAATTATTGACCTGGCCTACTACCTAAGTAAGCACTCGAACAAAAATGTCTACCTAACCATCGAGCCCttgttatttcattttttccgcaAATACAACACGTCCATTAACCTAAACGGTGTGTCTATACATAGGCTGTTAAGAGTCCTAACAGAATATCAAGACTTAGTGTACAGAGAGTGGATTTACTCCAtagcaaaaattatttcgaAGAAGCATGCACACATATCCATGAGGGACATTCAACTTATCCTAGACGACTTGGCTCTGTTTTACGATTTTCAAATACATTGCCAGATTACTCCTTTTTACAACACAATTATAAATAGGATTCACGAACTCGAAATTAAAAGACTTCCTTTTCTTATACATGTCATCGGCAGAATTGGATGTAATAACCCTAATCTGTTGAACATCCTAGTGgctactttaaaaaaatatatctccAAAAATGATTTGTACCGATCCGATTTTTCAGGACTCCTACTAAGGGGGTTAGCAAATCTGAAGGTACTACCCGAGAGGACCATCCTCCACCAGCTGTACAAACCGgtgaaagaaaatataaactaTACAAATATCAAGTACCTATCCTGGTGTGCTGATGGCTTTTCTAGACTAAACTATTTCTCCCCTCTACCTATGCTAATAAATCAGATACTACAATTGAAGGACAAAATTACGCAGCTCGAGCTTAATGACTTTTCCTCCATACTGAACTGCATCCAAGCGTACATACTGATAAAGCAGTACAGTGGGTgcggcgaaaaggggaatgTGCCACACCGGGGAAGAAGCTTCTCATCGGATGATACTCCAAAGGCGCAAAGTGACCACCCGAATGATGACGGAAATCTGCTTCAACGCACCCCTCAGGTCATACCATCGGATGGAGGTTGCAACAAATCGATGTTACGTGAGGGGAACTCCGATCAGAGGATAATCCCAATTGAAGATGCACATAACGGTCAAAGAAGCATCCAATTTAGCGCTcgtgaaaatgaaaaacatggGCTCCAAACCGCTTACACGAAAGAAGACCGCACAGAGGGGAAACAAACGATTCACCCAaatagggggaaaaaataccattCCATTCAAAAGATCCAAACAGATGGGATAAATCGCCCCTATGAAAACTATACCGTACAGAAGGAATGCACCAACAATAGAGTCACACAAAATGTAGCGCTGGAAGAAGACGCCGCAGGATGTGCCCCCCCCGCTTCGGCCAGTGTAAAGAATAAAACGAACGACCCCTCCGAAAGTGACAATTGCATACGTCCCATTTCTAATGAGAAATTTATGCTCGAAATGAACTCCATTTTTGAGGTGAATGCTAACGCAATATCTTTAGAAGCATTATACGACATCTAtttaaaattagaaaaagtcattttagaaaaaattacggAAAGCATTTATAACAGCACCCCACCCTACCGAGTAATCATGTTCGAGCTGCTAACTAGACTCTTcagattttataaaaaaccgATTGACTTAATTGTCCATATGAATACGCACAGGTATGACACTTCCCTACTGCTGAAACATACCAATAGTCTGCCCCTTATCATATCAAATgaaaagaggagaaagaTTAGCAGCTCGGGATTATCTTTTCTCGTCAAAGAGTTCAACTTTTcgaatgattttttttttaaggattACCCAAATGATCAGTTGGGGGTACAGAAAAGTATACCCGATGGTGAACATATGCAAATTGAGGGAGAAGGCCGTCTTCCTCgtgcccccccctctgcgcaTAAAAATagcgaaaaggaaggggcgaaaaatgaacaaccCCAAGGCAACGAAACCAATACGTATCATCACAACGTCGAGGAAAACCCGCTACTGAGTGAGGATACCCAGATGAATGTAAACACACCGTTGccgaaaatttttaaaaccttTTTGCACTCCATATATTTTAGAACACCCGCATTAGGCGGCAGAACCATCATGCTGCTACTAATAGCACTGGTAAGATTAAATTTCGGGGAGCGGGAAAAATTCGAATACTTAACCAAGACGGATTCTAACATTCTACCCTTTTCTAAAACGAACGAGATATACAGACCGTTGACAAAATGTGTCATTCGAGAAATAATTAGAAAACTGGAATCGTTTAATTCTGAGGAGTTGATAATTTGTGCAATGTGCCTAAACGAGCTGGACGCCTTAAACTTAAATgatgaattattttcattattaattGAGCGACTTTTCAATTTAAACAAAAGTAACTACATGAGTCGTGACCAGCTGCTACAGCTGAACAGTCTCTTCCGCTTCTGGCACACCCGAAGAAGAAACTTAATTGCGAAAAATTTGCGATTCACGTCGGTAAAGCAGTTCAAGAGTTTCCTTGCGTAG
- a CDS encoding hypothetical protein, conserved (encoded by transcript PVX_121990A) — protein sequence MLSFVKSVGRGFARSYAWCKSASFRRFFSEDYFWTKANVGPFFIGLLTAPYWFAGIKNIYWTLRYEQLNKQEILSDRFTWLYERMLEDEVHKTLLQKLPSYKFKDNGPENMLGPSQI from the exons ATGCTATCATTCGTAAAAAGCGTTGGCAGAGGTTTCGCGCGTAGCTACGCATGGTGTAAAAG TGCAAGTTTTCGTAGATTTTTCAGCGAAGACTATTTTTGGACTAAAGCGAATGTCGGTCCATTCTTCATTGGCCTTCTAACTGCGCCCTATTGGTTTGCAGGCATAAAG AACATCTATTGGACGCTGCGCTACGAGCAGTTAAACAAACAGGAAATACTCTCCGACCGATTCACCTGGCTGTACGAAAGGATGTTAGAAGACGAAGTGCATAAGACCCTTTTGCAGAAGCTACCCTCCTACAAGTTTAAAGATAATGGCCCAGAAAATATGTTAGGCCCCAGCCAAATATGA
- a CDS encoding N6-DNA-methyltransferase (encoded by transcript PVX_121995A) codes for MASSPEVKINFDHIYNNEGVRKDVYLPSSDTFTFLEALEEDVETISPTVRVALEMGTGSGYLILSLRELLLKKKKSLDLLYCLDINEKACNCVRKVTWDNKISNVEIINTDLFSNLRQCKQFDLVLFNPPYVVTEEDEMNKTDIVASYAGGKLGREIILKFLLSVYDYVSDEGVIYLLMEKNNRPDEILRDENISGRFSYTQLKKKKTLNETIFIYKLSKKGS; via the exons ATGGCATCTTCTCCGgaggtgaaaataaattttgacCACATTTATAACAACGAAGGGGTCAGGAAAGATGTGTACCTGCCAAGCAGCGACACGTTTACGTTTCTTGAGGCTCTCGAAGAAGATGTTGAGACCATTTCGCCAACTGTTCGCGTGGCGCTAGAAATGGG AACAGGAAGCGGCTACCTCATTTTGTCCCTTCGCGAGCTGCTgctaaaaaagaagaagagcctTGACCTCCTGTACTGCCTTGACATTAACGAGAAGGCCTGTAACTGCGTAAGGAAGGTAACATGGGACAATAAAATTTCAAACGTAGAAATAATTAACACCGATTTGTTTAGCAACCTAAGGCAGTGCAAACAATTCGACTTGGTCCTATTCAACCCCCCATATGTTGTGACGGAAGAAgacgaaatgaacaaaacAGACATCGTTGCATCCTACGCTGGGGGGAAACTTGGGagagaaattattttaaaatttctgttAAGCGTATATGACTATGTCAGTGATGAGGGAGTCATATACCTGCTCATGGAAAAGAATAACAGGCCAGACGAAATATTGAGAGATGAGAATATATCCGGTAGGTTCAGCTACACACaactgaaaaagaaaaaaacattaaatgagaccatttttatttacaaactCAGCAAAAAAGGTTCCTAA
- a CDS encoding vesicle-associated membrane protein 714, putative (encoded by transcript PVX_122000A), producing the protein MSIIYGLVARDKTVLAEYTEFGGNFSNISRLLLEIIPPHSARKSYIYDDYVFHQLMKNGITFMAMTDKELGFLTPYAFLEEISKVFFKHFNYTSDFITLSLDEEFKPVLRENMRVFNNYESNDVHNLKNKISNIQNIIIENIEKILERREKIDILVNKSEKLYQENISFRRQALRLNFFMWMEDNRFLIYFISTLGIFVFLIWSFYNV; encoded by the exons ATGTCTATAATTTATGGCTTAGTAGCAAGAG ACAAAACAGTACTGGCAGAATACACCGAATTCGGAGGCAACTTTTCCAACATAAGCAGACTGCTTCTGGAAATTATCCCCCCCCACTCCGCGAGGAAATCATACATCTACGATGA CTACGTTTTTCACCAGCTCATGAAAAATGGCATCACGTTCATGGCCATGACGGACAAGGAACTGGGCTTCCTAACCCCCTACGCTTTTCTAGAAGAAATATCGAAAGT CTTCTTTAAGCACTTCAACTACACGTCCGACTTTATCACCCTGTCGCTGGATGAAGAGTTTAAGCCCGTTTTGAGAGAAAACATG agaGTCTTCAACAACTACGAATCGAACGATGTGCATAAcctaaaaaacaaaattagcaACATACAAAATATCATCATCGAGAATATCGAAAAGATACTGgagaggagagaaaaaattgatatacTAGTTAACAAgagtgaaaaattatatcaagAAAATATAAGCTTCAGACGGCAAGCCCTGaggctaaatttttttatgtggaTGGAAGACAACAGATTTCTTATTTACTTCATTTCGACCCTaggcatttttgtttttctcatttggtCCTTCTACAACGTGTAA
- a CDS encoding hypothetical protein, conserved (encoded by transcript PVX_122005A) — protein sequence MCTLSHSHTPKSEELYKTVVEKVLEHTCQEKPSKYYFLIKQSQQNSKDFSLAKITFREEPLLNLGDNLKEDETFASVFNNSEISQKKLKKKRKEEYLLSKLKSSNVTLSDEQIVAKLNKLLKCGKNNREIIFKKDSLHELQNSYAFYDDLFCENFYLIGHEYDLQISKQLNGLSVLSLSKCSSIFFTILSDLKADTSKSFIQLIKDNVKVEYDQRLLNTSVSGKRKKNALFVNENMTILKIFYKDKLYMIKNKICGYQHDINENLVNNPHLLFLGRQEAWILILKCKEEAILQNCITATRYEEIRESEIERHDCVLGSLRK from the coding sequence atgtgcacacttAGCCACAGCCACACCCCTAAGTCGGAGGAACTTTACAAAACTGTCGTGGAGAAAGTGCTGGAGCACACCTGCCAGGAAAAACCAAGCAAATACTATTTTCTAATTAAGCAAAGCCAACAAAACTCGAAAGATTTTTCCCTAGCCAAAATAACCTTCAGAGAAGAGCCATTGCTCAACTTGGGGGATAACCTTAAGGAGGATGAAACGTTTGCTTCAGTTTTTAACAATTCAGAAATATcgcagaaaaaattaaagaaaaaaagaaaagaagagtACCTATTAAGTAAATTAAAATCGTCCAATGTTACTCTATCTGATGAGCAGATCGTCgcaaaattaaacaaactcctaaaatgtggaaaaaacaacagggaaattatttttaaaaaggacaGTCTTCACGAATTACAAAATTCTTACGCTTTTTATGATGATTTATTTTGCGAAAACTTTTACCTAATAGGCCATGAGTACGATCTTCAAATATCCAAACAGCTAAATGGCTTGTCCGTTTTGTCACTTAGCAAGTGTAGCAGCATCttctttacaattttaagtGACTTAAAAGCTGACACTTCCAAAAGCTTCATACAATTAATTAAGGACAATGTGAAAGTAGAATACGATCAAAGGTTATTAAATACTAGCGTATctgggaagagaaaaaaaaatgctctttTTGTGAACGAAAATAtgaccattttaaaaatattctataaAGATAAGCTGTatatgattaaaaataaaatatgcgGTTACCAACACGACATTAATGAAAACCTCGTGAATAATCCCCACCTCTTATTTTTGGGCCGACAGGAGGCCTGGATACTTATCTTAAAATGCAAGGAAGAGgctattttacaaaattgtataaCTGCAACTCGGTACGAAGAAATACGGGAAAGTGAGATTGAACGGCACGACTGTGTTTTGGGTTCCTTGCGGAAGTAA